A stretch of Glandiceps talaboti chromosome 18, keGlaTala1.1, whole genome shotgun sequence DNA encodes these proteins:
- the LOC144449592 gene encoding E3 ubiquitin-protein ligase BRE1A-like, whose protein sequence is MATKRPASEMEGTSNSMPGTSQSEEPPNKKTLVDPVQIGPVSSQEEMDIKVLKFQNKKLAERLDIRKSVEEDLRDRIQRLERRQANDEAVLCLLNRYWSQLDEDVGVLLKRFNEEEEPASDTEATKEEKETTEGENQVEDKVDTEACSSASESEENKEKQPTKENEAVVSFLTLLSSSESDEIEQQLQQRSMFSKEAIAKLIKVFDKLQQKNEKLAISIQSNSDLDEVIRTSNLELHTENKGLQSLVTSLQEKHHVTTLKFAELSDKLLASETKTAELSNLVDNLQYDLDKARQRADKLENLLSDALSKLKMYRDADGAGGISVSQGKLEELNSQLNEQTELASNRLAEVEKLQEKYQVCVKENETLKLDLQHIPAEVIQETPDYKNLQSQYSVLLNEAMQMKSQLEDARALLQSSKNSHLRQIEQMETDELSCQKKLRTEVIQLEDTLAQVRKEYEMLRIEFEQTLSTNEQAGPINREMRHVITSLQTHNQQLKSEAGRYKKKLREASTEIHKLKTDVCNSDRKDQGHDKDHQQVKKEPGTHHSDDKKDNRDKDKDGKDKEKKDDKEKHEKKVSSDADVIKDLKVQLKKSQESQKEMKLLLDMYRGAAKEQRDKVQLMAAEKKARGDVEELRQRLRHMEEKERQESKKLADEEAIRKIRSLEEHIQELHKKLSKTKEEEEALLSDMDVTGQAFEDMQEQNARLLQQLREKDDAYFKLMSERIKSNQIHKLLREEKDVLADQVSTLQTQVEAQNQVVRKLEEKERILQNNITTMEKELGLRQQALEINKRKAVDASQNATDGKKLVDRFQNQVSALQTKITERASEVEQHAHKYRRCQEEIASLRRKLERARRIELAGSADEILMEEVRTYKAQLTCPCCNVKRKDTVLTKCFHVFCSECIKTRYETRQRKCPECNAGFGANDYHRIYLG, encoded by the exons ATGGCAACCAAGAGACCAGCCAGTGAGATGGAGGGAACTTCCAACTCAATGCCTGGTACAAGTCAATCAGAGGAACCACCAAACAAGAAAACATTGGTGGATCCAGTACAGATTGGACCAGTGTCATCACAG GAAGAAATGGATATAAAAGTATTGAAATTCCAAAACAAGAAACTTGCCGAGAGACTTGATATTAGGAAAAGTGTAGAGGAAGATTTAAGAGACAGAATACAGAGACTTGAGAGGCGACAAGCCAATGATGAAGCAGTGCTGTGTCTTTTAAACAGATATTGGTCACAG CTTGATGAGGATGTTGGCGTGTTACTAAAGAGATTCAATGAGGAGGAAGAGCCTGCCAGTGATACTGAAGCTACAAAGGAAGAGAAAGAAACAACTGAAGGTGAAAACCAAGTAGAGGATAAGGTAGACACTGAAGCATGTTCAAGTGCTAGTGAAAgtgaagaaaataaagaaaaacaacCTACAAAAG aaaatgaaGCCGTTGTGTCATTTTTGACGCTCCTTTCCAGTAGTGAGTCAGATGAAATAGAACAACAATTACAACAAAGGTCCATGTTCTCCAAGGAAGCCATAGCTAAACTTATCAAAGTGTTTGATAAACTTcaacagaaaaatgaaaaattagctatCTCAATTCAAAGTAATA GTGACTTAGATGAAGTTATTAGGACAAGTAACTTAGAACTACACACAGAAAATAAAGGTTTACAATCGTTAGTTACATCTCTACAAGAAAAGCACCATGTCACAACTTTGAAG tTTGCTGAGCTGAGTGACAAACTTCTTGCATCAGAGACCAAAACAGCAGAATTGAGCAATCTAGTAGATAATCTGCAGTATGATCTAGACAAAGCCAGACAACGGGCTGACAAACTAGAAAATCTACTGAGTGATGCACTATCCAAGTTAAAGATGTACAGAGATGCTGATGGTGCTGGTGGCATTTCTGTTTCACAAGGAAAG CTTGAAGAACTAAACTCTCAGTTGAATGAACAAACAGAACTAGCCTCCAACAGACTGGCTGAAGTGGAGAAATTACAAGAAAAATATCAAGTTTGTGTTAAAGAAAATGAAACCCTTAAATTAGAT TTACAGCATATACCTGCAGAAGTGATTCAAGAAACGCCAGACTACAAAAACCTACAGTCGCAGTATTCCGTGTTATTGAATGAGGCTATGCAAATGAAGTCACAGCTAGAAGACGCCAGGGCCTTACTACAGTCATCCAAAAATTCACATCTTCGACAAATAGAACAAATGGAG ACTGATGAATTATCATGCCAGAAGAAACTGCGGACCGAAGTTATTCAGCTTGAAGACACACTAGCCCAAGTAAGGAAGGAGTACGAGATGCTGAGGATTGAATTTGAACAAACTCTGTCAACCAATGAGCAAGCAG GTCCTATAAACAGAGAGATGAGGCATGTCATCACCAGTCTACAAACACACAACCAGCAACTGAAATCAGAGGCAGGCAGGTACAAGAAGAAACTTAGAGAAGCAAGTACTGAAATACACAAA TTAAAAACAGATGTTTGTAATAGTGATAGGAAGGATCAGGGACACGACAAGGATCATCAACAGGTGAAAAAAGAACCAGGAACTCATCATTCAGATGATAAAAAGGATAACAGAGACAAGGACAAAGATGGCAAAGATAAAGAGAAGAAAGATGATAAagaaaaacatgaaaagaaaGTTTCTAGTGATGCTGATGTCATCAAGGACCTCAAGGTTCAACTCAA AAAATCCCAGGAAAGTCAGAAAGAAATGAAACTCCTTTTGGACATGTATCGAGGTGCTGCAAAGGAACAGAGGGATAAAGTACAACTTATGGCAGCAGAGAAGAAAGCAAGGGGAGATGTAGAAGAACTTAGACAGCGGCTAAGACACATGGAAGAAAAGGAAAGACAGGAAAGTAAGAAACTTGCTGATGAAGAAGCCATCAGGAAAATTAGAAGTTTAGAAGAACATATACAGGAGTTACACAAGAAACTTTCAAAGACGAAAGAG GAAGAGGAAGCATTGCTGTCTGACATGGATGTAACAGGACAAGCCTTTGAAGACATGCAGGAACAAAATGCTAGACTTCTTCAACAACTTAGAGAAAAAGATGATGCATATTTTAAACTTATGTCAGAG AGAATAAAATCTAATCAAATCCATAAACTATTACGAGAAGAAAAAGATGTACTCGCAGACCAGGTTTCAACACTTCAAACACAAGTGGAGGCTCAGAATCAAGTGGTTAGAAAACTAGAAGAGAAGGAAAGAATActtcaaaataatataacaacAATGGAGAAAGAATTAGGACTAAGACAACAGGCATTAGAAATTAACAAGAGGAAA GCTGTAGATGCATCCCAGAATGCAACAGATGGTAAGAAACTTGTGGACAGGTTCCAGAACCAAGTGAGTGCTTTGCAGACCAAAATTACAGAACGTGCAAGTGAAGTTGAACAGCATGCACACAAATATAGAAGATGTCAG GAGGAGATAGCAAGTTTAAGGAGAAAGCTGGAAAGAGCCAGGAGAATAGAGCTAGCAGGAAGTGCTGATGAAATTCTCATGGAAGAAGTCAGAACTTACAAG gctCAACTTACTTGCCCATGCTGTAATGTCAAGAGAAAAGATACGGTGTTGACCAAGTGTTTCCATGTGTTCTGCTCAGAATGTATCAAAACAAGATATGAAACTAGACAAAGGAAATGTCCTGAGTGCAATGCTGGCTTTGGTGCAAACGACTACCATCGTATTTACCTGGGATAA